A stretch of Gadus macrocephalus chromosome 17, ASM3116895v1 DNA encodes these proteins:
- the shbg gene encoding sex hormone-binding globulin — MTGSFRKTAGGGGCVAVLAACLVALATGAEIHRNQRGKTMIPGNSVINLGQQTNTWRPLAKTTANLTDVRSIKSTFEFRTFDPEGVVFYGDNHSGEEWFILALHGGVPEIQIHKADILFSATGGPRLDDGQWHLMVVSTEGKFVLLEVDGSKALTVGLHSQKVKEVINGQLRLALGGILIDSSRLLVPLRPEMDGCVRAGSWLDLTEPWEMVEGGAELRPCLEAIQRGSYFPGSGFAVFNVSALRIEAPKGGVDIVLGGDFAQMNGTLLSLRGGDHALALSLEINNHSQTMLFTYGKTEITTSTITNKLRLIFRERSFAVSYDGDYLIDSATDQTVEQSIWREGQLAIGGLLGEEEDAVGSNFLVGCLEKVVVQGKQLDMDLSDKDVSISSHSCPVQ, encoded by the exons ATGACCGGCTCTTTCAGGAAGAcggcaggtggaggtggatgcgTCGCGGTGCTCGCAGCATGTCTTGTCGCCTTGGCGACCGGAGCAGAGATCCATAGGAATCAGCGTGGTAAG ACCATGATACCAGGCAACAGCGTCATAAACCTGGGCCAGCAGACCAACACATGGAGACCGCTGGCTAAGACCACCGCCAACCTCACAGATGTCCGAAG CATCAAATCGACTTTCGAGTTCCGGACCTTCGACCCGGAGGGCGTGGTCTTCTACGGGGACAACCACAGCGGCGAGGAGTGGTTTATCCTGGCGCTGCACGGCGGCGTCCCCGAAATCCAGATCCATAAAGCGGACATCCTGTTCAGCGCAACAGGGGGGCCGCGACTGGACGACGGGCAGTGGCACCTG atgGTGGTCAGCACCGAGGGGAAGTTTGTGCTCCTGGAGGTGGACGGCTCCAAGGCCCTGACGGTGGGCCTCCACTCCCAGAAGGTGAAGGAGGTCATCAACGGCCAGCTCCGTCTGGCCCTGGGCGGCATCCTCATCGACAGCAGCCGGCTGCTGGTGccg TTGAGGCCAGAGATGGATGGCTGCGTGCGGGCCGGCAGCTGGCTGGATCTGACCGAGCCCTGGGAGATGGTGGAGGGCGGTGCAGAGCTCCGGCCCTGCCTGGAGGCCATCCAGCGAGGGAGCTATTTCCCCGGCTCTGGGTTCGCCGTGTTCAACGTCTCGG CGTTGCGCATCGAGGCGCCGAAGGGCGGAGTGGATATTGTTCTGGGCGGGGACTTTGCTCAGATGAACGGGACACTGCTGAGCCTCAGAGGTGGGGACCACGCCCTGGCACTGAGCTTGGAGATCAACAATCACTCACAG ACAATGCTGTTCACATACGGGAAAACAGAGATCACCACGTCCACCATCACAAATAAACTCAGGCTCATCTTTAGAGAGCGGTCCTTTGCCGTGTCATATGACGGGGATTACTTAATTGACAGTGCAACGGACCAAACCGTGGAACAAAGCATATGGAGAGAGGGCCAGCTCGCCATTGGAGGACTTCTTG GTGAAGAAGAGGACGCCGTCGGCAGCAACTTTCTGGTCGGCTGCTTAGAGAAGGTCGTGGTCCAGGGAAAGCAGCTAGACATGGATTTGTCGGACAAGGACGTATCCATCTCGTCCCATAGTTGCCCCGTTCAGTAG